The Streptomyces sp. NBC_00286 nucleotide sequence CGGGGTCCGGGGCAGAGCCCCGGGTGGGATCTGGGGCGCAGCCCCAGGGATGGGACGGGTAAGGGCGGCGGGGGTCGAAAAACCCCGGTCGGCGCCACCCCCGCGGGAAGAATCCCGGCGGGGGTGGCGCCAACCCGGTTCAGCGCGCCGCAGGCGTCAGCCGCGGGGCTTCTCGCGCATCTCGTACGTCGCGATGACGTCGTCGACCTTGATGTCGTTGAAGTTGCCGAGGTTGATACCGCCCTCGAACCCTTCGCGAATCTCGGTGACGTCGTCCTTGAAGCGACGCAGGCCGGAGATGTTGAGGTTCTCCGCGATGACCTTGCCATCGCGCAGCAACCGCGCCTTGGTGTTGCGCTTGACCTCGCCGGAGCGGACCAGCACACCGGCGATGTTGCCCAGCTTGGACGAGCGGAAGACCTCGCGGATCTCCGCCGTGCCGAGCTCGACCTCTTCGTACTCCGGCTTGAGCATGCCCTTGAGGGCCGCCTCGATCTCCTCGATGGCCTGGTAGATCACCGAGTAGTAGCGGACGTCGACGCCCTCGCGCTCCGCCATCTGCGAGGCACGGCCGGCCGCGCGGACGTTGAAGCCGATGACGATGGCGTCGGATCCGGTCGCCAGGTCGATGTCCGACTCGGTGACCGCACCCACACCACGGTGCAGGATGCGGATGTCGACCTCTTCGCCGACGTCGAGCTGGAGCAGCGAGGACTCGAGAGCCTCCACCGAACCGGACGCGTCGCCCTTGATGATGAGGTTGAGTTCCTGCACCAGACCGGCCTTGAGGGCCTCGTCCAGGTTCTCCAGGGAGAACCGGACGCCCCGGCGGGCGAAGTTGGCGTTCCGCTCACGAGCGGCACGCTTCTCAGCGATCTGACGGGCCGTACGGTCCTCGTCGACGACGAGGAAGTTGTCGCCGGCGCCCGGGACGTTGGTGAGACCGAGGACGAGGACCGGGGTCGAGGGACCCGCCTCTTCCACGTTCTCGCCCTTGTCGTCGAGCATCGCGCGGACACGGCCGTACGCGTCGCCGACCACCATGGTGTCGCCGACCCGCAGGGTGCCTCGCTGGACCAGGACGGTCGCGACGGCGCCGCGGCCACGGTCCAGGTGGGACTCGATCGCGATGCCCTGCGCGTCCTGCTCCGGGTTGGCCCGCAGGTCGAGCGAGGCGTCCGCGGTGAGGACCACGGCCTCCAGCAGGCTCTCGATGTTGAGGCCCTGCTTGGCGGAGATGTCGACGAACATCGTGTCGCCGCCGAACTCCTCGGCCACCAGACCGAACTCGGTGAGCTGACCGCGCACCTTGGTCGGGTCGGCACCCTCGACGTCGATCTTGTTGACCGCGACCACGATCGGCACACCGGCCGCCTTGGCGTGGTTCAACGCCTCGATCGTCTGGGGCATCACACCGTCGTTGGCCGCCACCACGAGGATCGCGATGTCGGTCGACTTGGCACCACGGGCACGCATGGCGGTGAACGCCTCGTGACCCGGGGTGTCGATGAAGGTGATCCTGCGCTCTTCCTCGTTGACCTCGGTGGCGACCTGGTACGCACCGATGTGCTGCGTGATACCGCCGGCCTCGCCCGCGACGACGTTCGTCTTGCGGATGGTGTCAAGGAGGCGGGTCTTACCGTGGTCGACGTGACCCATGACGGTCACGACCGGCGGACGCGGCGCGAGGAACTCCTCGCCGCCCTCGTCCTCGCCGAACTCGATGTCGAAGGACTCGAGCAGCTCGCGGTCCTCCTCCTCCGGGCTGACGATCTCGACGACGTAGTTCATCTCGCCGGCGAGCAGCTGGAGGGTCTCGTCGGAGACGGACTGCGTGGCAGTGACCATCTCGCCGAGGTTCATCATCACGGCGACGAGCGACGCCGGATTGGCGTTGATCTTCTCCGCGAAGTCGGTGAGGGACGCACCGCGCGACAGGCGGACGGTCTGTCCGTTGCCGCGAGGCAGCATCACGCCGCCGACCGACGGGGCCTGCATGGCCTCGTACTCCTGGCGCCTCTGCCGCTTCGACTTGCGGCCACGACGCGCGGGACCGCCGGGACGACCGAAGGCGCCCTGCGTGCCACCACGGCCACCGGGACCACCCGGACGACCGCCGAAGCCGGGACGGCCACCGCCGCCACCGGGACCACCCGGACGACCGGCGAAACCGCCGCCACCGCCACCGGGACCACCGGGACGACCGGCGAAACCGCCACCGCCGCCGCCACCGGGACGACCTGCGAAGCCGCCGCCACCAGGACGACCGCCGCCACCGCCACCGGGACGACCGCCGCCACCAGGACCGCGGCCACCGGGGCCACCGCCGCCGGGACGCGGGCTACCGGCAGCAGGACGCTGCGGCATCATGCCGGGGTTCGGACGGTTGCCGCCGGGGCCGCCGCCGGGACGCGGAGCGCCACCGGGACCACCCTGCGGACGAGGCATGCCGCCCGGAGTCGGACGGTTGCCGCCGGGGCCGCCACCGGGACGCGGAGCGCCACCGGGACCACCCTGCGGACGAGGACCACGGTCCTGGCCCGCACCCTGCGGACGCGGACCCCCACCCGGCGCACCGGCGCCACCGGGACGCGGGGCACCACCCGGACGGGGCGACTGCGGGCGCGCCATACCGGTGGAGCCACCAGAGGTGAACGGGTTGTTGCCCGGACGCGGGCCGGCCGGACGACCGCCCGGACGACCGCCCTGGCCGCCGGGACGCGGAGCGCCCTGACGGTCACCGCGGTCGCCACGGCCCTGGCCGCCACCCTGAGCGGGACCCGGACGGGCACCCGGCTTCGGGGCACCGGGACGGGCGCCGCCGGGACGCGGACCCGAGGGAGCCGCGGGACCGGAGGATGCCGCGGGACCGGAGGATGCCGCGGGACCGGAGGATGCCGCGGGACCGGAGGATGCCGCGGGACCGGAGGATGCCGCGGGAGCCGACGGAGGCGCCGTGAACTCGGGCGCCGCAGGAGCCGGAGACGCCGGAGCGGGCTTCGGCGCGGGCGGCTTGGGACCCGGAGTCGGACGCGGCCCCGGGGTTACGGGCCCACCGGCCGGAGCCGCAGGCTTCTCCGCGGCAGCCGGCTTCGGGGCCGGCGGGCGCGGGGCAGCCGGACGGGCGGCCTGCGCCGGAGAGGGGGAGGCCGGCTTGGCGGGCGCGGCCTTGCGCGGGGCGGGCTTGCCGCCGCCGTTGCCCTGCTGGAGGGCGTCGGTCAGTTTGCGTACAACGGGCGCCTCGATGGTCGAGGACGCAGAACGGACAAATTCACCGAGTTCTTGGAGCTTGGCCATGACGACCTTGCTCTCAACCCCGAACTCCTTGGCGAGTTCGTATACCCGGACCTTAGCCACTTCGCTCCTTTTAGGTCCGGGTTGCGTCCGGACCGTCGCTACTTCATGGGCGTACTCATCGCGTGCTCATCGAGTGCTCATCGCAATCTCGACCTACTTCCAACTCGCGGGGTACCAGGGCCGCACGGGGGTTCCGTGCGACACGTCTTACGGTGTTGCCTTCTCGGCAACGGTCTTCTCGACAGCTTGGCGCAATGCCTCCGTGTCGAGCGGTCCCTGGGCACGCAGCGCCCGAGGGAACGCCCGGCGGCGGACCGCCAGGTCGAGACAGACCAGGGCGGGGTGAACGTAGGCACCCCGGCCGGGCAGCGTACCGCGATGATCGGGGACGCACTCGCCCTCGATCGCCACGATGCGCAGCAGATCGTCCTTGGCCGCTCGCTCCCGGCACCCCACACACGTGCGCTCAGGGCATGCTCGGACTGGCGTCCGGCCAGACACAATCAAAGTCTACCTCCCCGCACCGACCTCACCCCTTTGGGGCAAGAATCGAACGGTTGCCGCGTATCAAACTGTCGTGATCTCAGCGATCTGGGGGCGTGATCTATTCCCTGCCCTGGTCCCCGGCCTGCTGACCGGTCTGCTCACCGGTCTGTTCGGTGTCCGGACGGATGTCGATCCGCCATCCCGTCAGCCGGGCGGCGAGCCGGGCGTTCTGCCCTTCTTTGCCGATGGCCAGGGACAGTTGATAGTCCGGCACCGTCACGCGCGCGGAGCGGGCCGCCAGGTCCACGACCTCGACTTTGGAGACCCGGGCGGGGGACAGCGCGTTGGCCACCATCTCGGCCGGATCGTCGGACCAGTCGACGATGTCGATCTTCTCACCGTTGAGTTCGCCCATGACATTGCGCACACGGCCGCCCATGGGCCCGATGCAGGCGCCCTTGGCGTTCAGGCCCGAACGGGTGGAGCGGACGGCGATCTTCGTGCGGTGCCCGGCCTCCCGGGCGATGGCGGCGATCTCGACGGACCCGTCGGCGATCTCCGGCACCTCGAGAGCGAAGAGTTTCTTCACCAGATTGGGATGTGTCCGCGACAGCGTCACGGAGGGCCCACGCACACCCTTCGCCACCCGGACCACGTACGACCTCAGCCGCATACCGTGCTGGTACGTCTCGCCGGGAACCTGCTCCTGCACGGGCAGGATTGCCTCCAGCTTGCCGATGTCCACGAGTACGTTCTTGGGGTCGCGGCCCTGCTGGACGACGCCGGTGACGATGTCGCCCTCGCGGCCCGCGTACTCGCCGAGCGTCGCGTCGTCCTCGGCGTCCCGCAGGCGCTGCAGGATGACCTGCTTGGCGGTGGTGGCTGCGATACGGCCGAAGCCGGTCGGGGTGTCGTCGAACTCGCGGGGCTCCTGGCCCTCTTCGAGGTCCTCGGGGTCCTCCTTCGCCCACACGGTCACATGGCCGCTCTCACGGTTGAGCTCCACGCGCGCGTGGCGACGGCTTCCCTCGGTGCGGTGATACGCGATGAGGAGGGCCGATTCGATCGCTTCGACCAGCAGGTCGAAGGAGATCTCCTTCTCCCGTACCAAGCCCCGCAGGGCACTCATGTCGATGTCCACGGCTACGCCTCCTCTTCCTTCTTGTCCTTACGGCTGAACTCGACCTGGACGCGCGCCTTGGCGATCTCCTCGAAGGCGAGCCTTCTGGCAGTGGCCTTGCGCCCCTTCACACCGGGCACTTCGAGGTCCACGCCCTCGTCGTCCACCTTCAGGATCCGGGCGACCACCTCGCCACCTTCGGTCAGCTGGAACTTCACCAGCCGGCCGGTGGCACGTACGTAGTGACGGTGTTCCCTGAGCTCGCGCTCCGCACCGGGCGTTCCCACCTCGAGGGTGTACTCGCCCGCGCCCATCGCGTCCGTCTCGTCGAGCTTCGCCGAGAGCACGCGGCTCACATCGGCGATCTGGTCGAGGTCGGCACCTTCGTCGGAATCGACGACGACGCGCAGCACACGCTTACGCCCGACCGAGTCCACTTCGATCTCCTCGAGATCGAGTCCCTGGGAGCTGACGAGCGGTTCCAGCAGTCCTCGCAGCCTCTCGCTCTGGGTGGTGCTCATCCGGGTGACTCCTCGGCCGCGTGTGCTGTTGTGGGTAGGTCGCGTGTCAGGTCAAAGGGTATCGGGTCCAGAAGGGTGTTGCCGTCCACCGGCATCACCGCGGGTTACCTTGATCCGGGCAGCCCAGCCACCCGGAGCTCCGGTCGCCGCCCTTCCTTTCGTACGAGTCTGCCGAGGACGTCTGCCTTGTCGTTCACCCCGCCGTCGCGCTCGCCCTCGGGGCCGCGCCGAAGGAGCCTGCTCGCCTCAGCCGCCGGTGCGGGCGCCGCGCTGCTCACGGGCTGCTCCACCTCCGAGTCCTCTTCCGAGACCACCGAGGAGGCCGCTTCCGCCGCCGATCGGGCACGCGCGCGTGCGGCACGCGACAGCGAGGGGCTCGCGGCGCGGTACGAGGCCGTGCTCGCCGCGCATCCGGCGCTGGCGTCGCGGCTGACACCGCTGCGGGCGGAGGTCGTACGGCATGCGAAGGCGTTCGGGGGCGGGAAACGGGCCTCTGCCACCCCTAGCGCCTCGGCCTCTTCGTCTCCCGCTGCTTCGGCGAGTGCTCCGGCCGCGAGTGTGCCGGCCCGCGAGGAGGACGCCCTCGCCGAACTCGCCTCGGCCGAGCGGGCATTGGCGGACCGGCGTACGAAGGCGCTGGAGGAGGTGCCGGGAGAGCTGGCGCGGCTGCTGGCCTCGGTGGCGGCGGCCGGTGCGGTGCACGTGTACTTGTTGACGGAGGGCGGGAAATGAGCGGGGCCCAGAATTCCGGGGATGCGGAGGCTTCGGCCGAGCTGAAGGCTGTGCAGGCCGCGCTGCGCGCCGAGCATGCGGCGGTGTACGGGTACGGGGTCGTGGGCGGGAAGGTCGGCGAGGAGCGGCGGGCCGAGGCTCAAGCGGCGTACGACGCGCATCGGGCCCGGCGTGACGCGCTCGCGCGGGCCGTGCGGGACCTGGACGGGAAGCCCGAACCGGCGGCGGCCGCCTACGCACTGCCGTTCCCGGTGACCGACTCGGATGCGGCCGTGCGGCTGGCCGTCGAGTTGGAGGAGCGGGTGGCCGGGGTGTACTCGGATGTCGTACGGGCCTCCGGGGGTGAGCGGCGGCGTGATGCCGCCGAGGCCTTGCGGGAGGCTGCGGTGCGGGCGGCGCGATGGCGTGGCGGGAGCGTAGCCTTCCCTGGTCTCGCCGAGCGGGCCGCCCAGGCCGGGCCACCGTCGACACCCCGCACGTAACGCATCTCGGAGCACGGCGAGCGCGTCGAGCACATCGGAAGGGAACACTCGCGTATGGCTTTCGAACCGCCGCAGCGGCTCGTCCGGGCGCTCGGCGAGACGGCGCCGGCCGGTGACGACTGGCTGGAGAAGCTGCCCGAGACGGCTCAACAGGCTGTCGCGGTACGCGAGTTGACCGTGGAGCGGGTGCAGGTGCCCGGCGGGCGCAGCAGTCTTGTGGTGCTGGTGCGGCTGCCCGACGGGACCCCCGCGGTCCTCAAGCTCGCGCCGCCGCGGGCGCGTCCGGAGAGTGAGCGGGCCGCGCTGGCGCACTGGGATGGACGGGGGGCGGTACGGCTCCTTGAGGCGCCGCCCGGTTCCCCGCGTCCCTCCAGTGCCTCCGGGGCCGGGGGTGTGCTGCTGCTGGAGCGGTTGCATCCCGATGTGTCCGTGCGGTCATTGCCCGAGGCGAAGTCGATGCTGGAGGCGGCCGGGACCTTGCGGCGGCTGTGGGTCGAGCCGCCTGCCGGGCACGCCTTCGAGACCGTGGCCGAGCGGACGGGGCGGCAGGCCGAGGCGATGCGGGCGTCTGCCGATGCGGAGGCACTGCCGCTGGTGGACGCGGCGCTCGCGGTGCGCGAGCAGTTGCTCGCGGCTCCGCCGGAGCAGCGTCTGCTGCACGGCACCTTCCGCCAGAGCAAGGTGCTCGCCGGTGAACGCAGTCCCTGGCTGGCCGTGGGGCCCGATCCCGTCGTCGGCGAGTGCGCCTTCGACCTGGCCCGCCTGGTCCGCGATCGCGTCGAGGACTTGATCGCCTCACCGTCCGGCCCCGCGACGACCCGTCGCCGGGTCAAGCGCCTCGCGGAGTCGCTGGACGTGGACCAGGAACGCTTGCGGGGGTGGACGCTGTTCCGGGCGGTCGAGTCGGGGGTGCGGGCTCGGCGGGTGGGGCGGGGGCAGGATGCGGAGCTGTTGCTGGAGTTCGCGGGGTGGTTGTAGGGGGGTGGGTGGCCGTTGGGGGGTTTCGCCCCCCGCCGCCCCTACCCGTCCCATCCCGGGGCCAGCCCCGGAGCCCCGCTGGGGGCTGCGCCCCCAGGCCCCCTCGGGGCTGCGCCCCTGGGCCCGGCTCGGGGCTCTGCCCCGCACCCCGCTCGGGGCTCCGCCCCGGACCCCGTTTCGGGGGCCAGCCCCCGGACCCCCGGGTCCTCAAACTCCCCCAGCTACCGCTGGGGGTGCCCCCAGAGGTGCCCCCAAGGGGCTGATTTTTCAGCCCGTCCGGCGTTTGAGGACGAGGCCCTTAGGCCGATGCGGGGTCTGGGGCGGCAGCCCCAGCGGGGTCCAGGGGCGGAGCCCCTCCGCCTTCGCGGACTGTGGGTCTGGGCGAAGCCCAGGGGACGATGGGGGTCCCCCCGCTCGAGCGAAGCCGAGCGTGGGGGAGGGTAGGGGCGGCGGGGGCGAAACAAACCCGCCGCACCCACGGCGTACAGGCCCCGCTACGCCGTCAGGCGAGCCACCGCCTCCGCCACCGTCAGCTCCTCGCGCTCCCCGGTGCGGCGGTCCTTGAGTTCCACGACGCCCTCGGCCGAGCGGCGGCCGGCCACCAGGATCTGGGGGACGCCGATCAGTTCGGCGTCCGTGAACTTGACGCCCGGCGAGACGCCGGCCCGGTCGTCCACCAGGACGCGTACGCCTGCCGCGCCCAGCTTCTCCGAGACGTCGAGGGCGAGCTCGGTCTGCAGGGCCTTGCCGGCGGCGACGACGTGCACGTCGGCCGGGGCGACCTCGCGAGGCCAGCACAGCCCCTGCCCGTCCGCCGACTGCTCGGCCAGCGCCGCCACCGCACGCGAGACACCGATGCCGTACGAGCCCATCGTCACGCGAACCGGCTTGCCGTTCTGCCCGAGGACATCGAGCTGGAAGGTGTCGGCGTACTTACGGCCGAGCTGGAAGATGTGACCGATCTCGATGGCGCGGTCCATCTTGAGGCCGGTGCCGCAGACGGGGCAGGGGTCGCCCTCCTCGACGACGACCACGTCGAGGTAGTCGTCCACCTCGAAGTCCCGCCCGCAGACGACGTTGCGCGCGTGCTTGTCGGGCTTGTTGGCACCCGTGATCCAGGCCGTACCGGGCGCCACGCGCGGATCGGCGATGTAGCGGACCTTGTCCATGCCCTGCGGGCCGACGTAGCCGCGTACGAGATCCTCACGGCCCACGAAGTCCTCGGCGGTCACCAACTCCACCACCGCCGGGGCCAGATGCTCGCCCAGCTTGCCGAGGTCGACCTCGCGGTCACCGGGGACACCGACGGCGACGATCTCGCCGTCGACCTTGACGAGGAGGTTCTTGAGGGTGGCGGACGCCGTCACGCCGAGGTGCTGGGCGAGGGTCTCGATGGTCGGAGTGTCAGGGGTGTCCAGCTCCTCGACCGGACCGTGCTCGACGCCCTCGACCGGCGTGAGCGCGAAGGTGACGGCCTCCGTGTTCGCCGCGTAGTCGCAGGCCGGGCAGTCCACGAAGGTGTCCTCACCGGCCGCGGCGGGCGCGAGGAACTCCTCCGACGCCGAGCCGCCCATCGCGCCGGAGACGGCGGAGACGATGCGGTAGTCGAGGCCGAGGCGGGCGAAGATCTTCTGGTACGCCTCGCGGTGCAGCGCGTACGACTCGACGAGGCCCTCGTCCGTGGTGTCGAAGGAGTACGAGTCCTTCATCTGGAACTCACGGCCGCGCAGCACACCGGAGCGGGGACGGGCCTCGTCCCGGTACTTGGTCTGAATCTGGTAGAGGATCACCGGCAGGTCCTTGTAGGACGAGCACTGGTCCTTGACGAGTTGGGTGAAGATCTCCTCGTGCGTGGGGCCCAGGAGATAGTCGGCGCCCTTGCGGTCCTTGACGCGGAAGAGGAGATCGCCGTACTCGTCCCAGCGTCCCGACGCGTCGTACGGCTCGCGCGGCAGCAGCGCGGGCAGCAGGACCTCCTGGCCGCCGATGGCGTCCATCTCCTCGCGCACCACGCGCGCCACGTTCTCGAGGACCTTCTTGCCGAGCGGCAGCCAGCTCCAGATACCGGCCGACGTGCGGCGTACGTAACCGGCGCGGACGAGCAGCTTGTGGCTGAGCGTCTCGGCGTCCGCCGGGTCGTCGCGCAGTGTCTTGATCATCAATCGGGACATGCGCTGGACCTGGGCCATGATTCTTAACTCCTGCCGGATAACGGTGATGGCTAGGAGGTTAGCCGGGCGGTACCGGGCGGTGGAAATCGATTGGCGTCCCGGCCCCTATCGCCTGCGGCGGAGGGGCAGGTGGGCGCCCATCACCGCGTACGGCTTCGGGGCGCTGGGGAAGAGGACGTTGCGGGCCAGGTCCTCGTAGCCGAGCGAGTGGTAGAGGCCGCGGGCCGGGCTGTCCGTGTCGATGGCCGAGAGGATCGAGCGGGGCTGGGTGGCGCCGTCCGTGATGGTGGTGATCAGGGCACGGCCGATGCCGCGGTTCTGGTAGTGCGGGTGGACGTGCAGCTCGGTGATCACGAAGGAGTCCTCGAGCCAGGACTCGTGACCCTGACTGCGCAGATAGGGCTCGACGACGGTGGACCACCAGTGGGCGCGGTCGTTGGGCATGCCGTAGACGAAGCCGACGAGGCGGCCGTCGGGCGTGGTGGCGCCGAGTGCGCGAGCACCGGGGTAGGTGAGATGCCGCAGTACGATCTGCCGCCGTACGGCGATCTCGTCCGCGCCGAGCCCGAAGGCCACGGCCTGCACGCCGAGCGCCTCGTCGATCCGCGCGGCCAGATCCAGCGGGCCGATGACGACTTCGTCGGGCGTACGAGAACCCTGGCCGGGGATGCGCAACATGAGCGGAGACTACCTTCGGACTCCGCTGGGTTGCGCCCGGGTACCGAGGTTGTCTGTTGACTGCGGGTTCATTGTGGCTGGTCGCGCAGTTCCCCGCGCCCCTGACGGGGCGCTCATGCCCTGCCGGCTTGGAGGAGCAGACCTTCTCTCAGAACAGCACGCTCATGAACGCGCCGATTTCCTGGAAGCCCACCCTCTGGTAGGTGCGGCGGGCCGCTGTGTTGAAGTCGTTGACGTAGAGGCTGGCGACTGGGGCCACGTCTGCTAGGGCGTAGCGGAGGACGGCTGCCATGCCGGGGGCCGCGAGGCCTTGGCCTCGGTACTCGGGGGCGATCCAGACGCCCTGGATCTGGCAGGCCTGGGATGTCGCGGCGCCGATCTCCGCCTTGAAGATGACCCGGCCGTCGTGTCCGAGGCGGGCGAACGAGCGCCCGGAGCCTACGAGTTCGGCGACCCGGGCCTGGTACAGGAGCCCTCCGTCACCGGCGAGCGGCGAGATGCCGACCTCCTCCGTGAACATCGCCACGCAGGCGGGCATGATCGTCTCCATCTCGTCCTTGCGGATCCGGCGGACGTACGGATCGGGGGCGATGTCGGAGGGAACTCGGTCGGTGACCATCAGGGGCTGGCGGGGGCGGACTTCGCGTGCGGGGCCCCAGTTCGGCTCGAGGAGCCGCCACAGCTGGGCGGTGACCTCGGCCGGGCCGACTATGGAGGAGCAGCGGCGGCCCGCGCGACGGGCCCGGTCCGCGAAGGCGCGTACGGCACGGGGAGTGGCGCAGATCGGCACCAGGTTGGCGCCGGCGTAGCAGAGGGACGTCAGCATGCCGTCCTCGTACCAGCCCCACATCTCGCCGCCGAGTCGCCACGGGTCGAGGCCCGCGATCTGCACCCGGGAGGTCACGAAGGCGTTCACGACCGGCTCACGGTCGAGGACGGCGAGCGCGGCGTCCAGGTCACTCGGTTCGAGGACCCTGGTGGTGGTCTGCGTCAACACGTACGGGGGCCTCACCCTGGGATCTGCTGATTCCCCGCACTGTACCTGGCGAAAATAGGCGCCGCCGCCCGATGCCGGAGCCCTCCGGGCAGCCTGGGAGACGCGAGTGCCGGCCGTGGCGTCTGGGGTGGCCGTGCCGGTGGCCGATCGAACCCCGACGGCCCCGCCCCCGTCAGCCCGCCACCGAAACCGAGGGCTCCCCGGACGCGGCCCCGTCCGCCTCCATCTGCTCGGCGATCTTCATCGCCTCCTCGATCAGGGTCTCCACGATCTTCGACTCGGGCACCGTCTTGATGACCTCGCCCTTCACAAAGATCTGCCCCTTGCCGTTGCCGGAGGCGACCCCCAGGTCCGCTTCCCTCGCCTCGCCCGGACCGTTCACCACGCAGCCCATGACCGCGACCCGCAGAGGGACCTCCATGCCGTCCAGACCGGCCGTGACCTCCTCGGCCAGCTTGTAGACGTCCACCTGGGCACGGCCACAGGACGGGCATGAGACGATCTCCAGGCCCCGCTCCCGCAGCCCCAGCGACTCCAGGATCTGGTTGCCGACCTTGACCTCCTCCGCCGGAGGCGCCGACAGGGACACGCGGATGGTGTCGCCGATGCCCTCGCTGAGCAGTGCGCCGAAGGCCACCGCCGACTTGATGGTGCCCTGGAAGGCGGGGCCGGCCTCCGTCACGCCGAGGTGCAGCGGGTAGTCGCACTGGGCGGCCAGCTGCCGGTAGGCGTTGACCATCACCACCGGGTCGTTGTGCTTCACCGAGATCTTGATGTCCCGGAAGTCGTGCTCCTCGAACAGCGAGGCCTCCCACAGCGCCGACTCGACGAGTGCCTCGGGGGTCGCCTTGCCGTACTTCTGCAGCAGCCGCCGATCCAGCGAACCGGCGTTCACCCCGATCCGGATCGGCGTGCCATGGTCCTTGGCGGCCCGCGCGATCTCCTTCACCTTGTCGTCGAACTGCTTGATGTTGCCCGGGTTCACCCGCACCGCCGCACAGCCCGCCTCGATCGCGGCGAACACGTACTTCGGCTGGAAATGAATGTCCGCGATCACCGGGATCTGCGACTTCCTGGCGATGGTGGCCAGCGCGTCAGCGTCATCCTGCGTCGGACAGGCCACCCGTACGATCTGGCAGCCCGACGCCGTCAGCTCGGCGATCTGCTGCAAGGTGGCACCGATGTCCGACGTACGCGTCGTCGTCATCGACTGCACCGAGACGGGTGCGTCTCCGCCCACGGCCACGGTCCCGACCTGGATCTGCCGGCTCTTCCGGCGCTCGGCGAGCTTGATCGGAACGGACGGCATGCCGAGAGAAATCGCAGTCATCTGCTGTGCAACCCCAAGGTAAGGATCGGTCGGTCCCGAAAGCTGACGGGCTCCAGCCAACGAGATTACGGCACCCCCGAACACGGGAGCACATCCCCCGCACAGGCCGCCACAAGCGAGGGCGACCGGGCTCAAAGCATGCCCGGTCGCCGCGAACTCCGCCTTACTAGGAGATACGTACCGGGTTAACGACGTCTGCCACCAGGACCAGCAACGTGAAGCAGATGAAGATCC carries:
- the infB gene encoding translation initiation factor IF-2; its protein translation is MAKVRVYELAKEFGVESKVVMAKLQELGEFVRSASSTIEAPVVRKLTDALQQGNGGGKPAPRKAAPAKPASPSPAQAARPAAPRPPAPKPAAAEKPAAPAGGPVTPGPRPTPGPKPPAPKPAPASPAPAAPEFTAPPSAPAASSGPAASSGPAASSGPAASSGPAASSGPAAPSGPRPGGARPGAPKPGARPGPAQGGGQGRGDRGDRQGAPRPGGQGGRPGGRPAGPRPGNNPFTSGGSTGMARPQSPRPGGAPRPGGAGAPGGGPRPQGAGQDRGPRPQGGPGGAPRPGGGPGGNRPTPGGMPRPQGGPGGAPRPGGGPGGNRPNPGMMPQRPAAGSPRPGGGGPGGRGPGGGGRPGGGGGGRPGGGGFAGRPGGGGGGGFAGRPGGPGGGGGGFAGRPGGPGGGGGRPGFGGRPGGPGGRGGTQGAFGRPGGPARRGRKSKRQRRQEYEAMQAPSVGGVMLPRGNGQTVRLSRGASLTDFAEKINANPASLVAVMMNLGEMVTATQSVSDETLQLLAGEMNYVVEIVSPEEEDRELLESFDIEFGEDEGGEEFLAPRPPVVTVMGHVDHGKTRLLDTIRKTNVVAGEAGGITQHIGAYQVATEVNEEERRITFIDTPGHEAFTAMRARGAKSTDIAILVVAANDGVMPQTIEALNHAKAAGVPIVVAVNKIDVEGADPTKVRGQLTEFGLVAEEFGGDTMFVDISAKQGLNIESLLEAVVLTADASLDLRANPEQDAQGIAIESHLDRGRGAVATVLVQRGTLRVGDTMVVGDAYGRVRAMLDDKGENVEEAGPSTPVLVLGLTNVPGAGDNFLVVDEDRTARQIAEKRAARERNANFARRGVRFSLENLDEALKAGLVQELNLIIKGDASGSVEALESSLLQLDVGEEVDIRILHRGVGAVTESDIDLATGSDAIVIGFNVRAAGRASQMAEREGVDVRYYSVIYQAIEEIEAALKGMLKPEYEEVELGTAEIREVFRSSKLGNIAGVLVRSGEVKRNTKARLLRDGKVIAENLNISGLRRFKDDVTEIREGFEGGINLGNFNDIKVDDVIATYEMREKPRG
- a CDS encoding YlxR family protein; its protein translation is MSGRTPVRACPERTCVGCRERAAKDDLLRIVAIEGECVPDHRGTLPGRGAYVHPALVCLDLAVRRRAFPRALRAQGPLDTEALRQAVEKTVAEKATP
- the nusA gene encoding transcription termination factor NusA: MDIDMSALRGLVREKEISFDLLVEAIESALLIAYHRTEGSRRHARVELNRESGHVTVWAKEDPEDLEEGQEPREFDDTPTGFGRIAATTAKQVILQRLRDAEDDATLGEYAGREGDIVTGVVQQGRDPKNVLVDIGKLEAILPVQEQVPGETYQHGMRLRSYVVRVAKGVRGPSVTLSRTHPNLVKKLFALEVPEIADGSVEIAAIAREAGHRTKIAVRSTRSGLNAKGACIGPMGGRVRNVMGELNGEKIDIVDWSDDPAEMVANALSPARVSKVEVVDLAARSARVTVPDYQLSLAIGKEGQNARLAARLTGWRIDIRPDTEQTGEQTGQQAGDQGRE
- the rimP gene encoding ribosome maturation factor RimP; this encodes MSTTQSERLRGLLEPLVSSQGLDLEEIEVDSVGRKRVLRVVVDSDEGADLDQIADVSRVLSAKLDETDAMGAGEYTLEVGTPGAERELREHRHYVRATGRLVKFQLTEGGEVVARILKVDDEGVDLEVPGVKGRKATARRLAFEEIAKARVQVEFSRKDKKEEEA
- a CDS encoding DUF4439 domain-containing protein is translated as MSGAQNSGDAEASAELKAVQAALRAEHAAVYGYGVVGGKVGEERRAEAQAAYDAHRARRDALARAVRDLDGKPEPAAAAYALPFPVTDSDAAVRLAVELEERVAGVYSDVVRASGGERRRDAAEALREAAVRAARWRGGSVAFPGLAERAAQAGPPSTPRT
- a CDS encoding aminoglycoside phosphotransferase family protein translates to MAFEPPQRLVRALGETAPAGDDWLEKLPETAQQAVAVRELTVERVQVPGGRSSLVVLVRLPDGTPAVLKLAPPRARPESERAALAHWDGRGAVRLLEAPPGSPRPSSASGAGGVLLLERLHPDVSVRSLPEAKSMLEAAGTLRRLWVEPPAGHAFETVAERTGRQAEAMRASADAEALPLVDAALAVREQLLAAPPEQRLLHGTFRQSKVLAGERSPWLAVGPDPVVGECAFDLARLVRDRVEDLIASPSGPATTRRRVKRLAESLDVDQERLRGWTLFRAVESGVRARRVGRGQDAELLLEFAGWL